In the Quercus lobata isolate SW786 chromosome 5, ValleyOak3.0 Primary Assembly, whole genome shotgun sequence genome, one interval contains:
- the LOC115990373 gene encoding uncharacterized protein LOC115990373, with product MVIGGDPERFFQVGAQLPLQEKEELIEFLKRNINVFAWDACDAPGIDPAFIYHHLNVNPSVTPEKQPPRCPSREHADAIRDEVAKLKRVRAIKEIKAINDLKPPQNAKEVQKLTGMIAALNRFISRSADRCKPFYLLIKKWKGFEWFEDCIVAFQQLKEYLSRPPIMFSPETDEVLYAYIAVTPHAVSLVLIRDDNGLQKPVYYVSKSLHEAEVRYLPLEKAILAVVYATRKLAHYFQAHTVVVLTQLPLKSVLRTADYTGRIAIWSTILGAFDIKYMPRTSIKGQVLADLVAEFAEPPVEIVAEERNMDGKPVGVISTPGPPCWKVYVDDAANQRGFGVGLVLVSLEKTIIEKSLRLGFSTMNNETEYEALLQGMAMVQKMGGKVVEMFSDSRLVVGQVKGELEARDARMQEYLSQVKRLQSDFDLFNLSHISRSGNTHADSLATLATSLARGLPRIILVKHLDRVNEVAKGMVHIHEVRVGPSWMDPIVRFLKDDILPEEKLEAEKIRRNAPRFWLSEDHKLYKRSYSGPYLLCIHPEASELLLEELHEGICGSHTGRRSLSHRAIT from the exons ATGGTCATTGGTGGTGACCCAGAGAGGTTCTTTCAAGTAGGGGCTCAGCTGCCTCTTCAAGAGAAGGAGGAGCTGATAGAGTTTCTCAAAAGAAACATTAACGTATTTGCATGGGATGCCTGCGATGCCCCAGGGATTGATCCAGCCTTCATCTATCACCATCTCAATGTCAACCCGTCTGTCACTCCCGAGAAGCAGCCACCTCGTTGCCCATCAAGAGAGCATGCCGATGCGATTAGGGACGAAGTGGCGAAGCTTAAGCGTGTaagggctatcaaagag ATCAAGGCTATTAATGATTTAAAACCACCGCAAAACGCcaaggaggtccaaaagcttaCTGGAATGATCGCAGCCCTGAATCGATTCATTTCCAGGTCAGCGGATAGATGTAAACCATTCTATCTCTTGATCAagaagtggaaaggatttgagtggtTCGAGGACTGTATTGTGGCCTTCCAGCAACTCAAGGAATACCTATCCCGGCCACCTATCATGTTCAGTCCTGAGACCGACGAAGTCCTATACGCATATATTGCTGTGACCCCTCATGCTGTAAGCTTGGTGCtaatacgggatgataatggccTTCAAAAGCCGGTctattatgtgagcaagtcgCTACATGAAGCTGAGGTCAGATACTTACCCTTGGAGAAAGCCATACTAGCTGTGGTCTATGCCACGCGAAAGCTTGcccattatttccaagcccACACAGTGGTTGTCCTAACCCAACTACCCTTGAAGTCCGTACTTCGGACCGCTGATTACACCGGAAGGATTGCTATATGGAGCACAATTCTGggggcttttgacatcaagtacatgcctcggaCCTCCATAAAGGGCCAGGTCCTAGCTGACTTGGTGGCCGAATTTGCTGAACCACCAGTAGAAATAGTAGCAGAGGAGCGCAACATGGATGGAAAACCGGTTGGAGTAATCTCTACTCCAGGACCCCCATGTTGGAAGGTGTACGTTGACGACGCAGCAAATCAAAGGGGATTCGGAGTGGGGCTAGTCCTAGTATCTCTTGAGAAGACTATCATAGAGAAGTCCCTGAGACTTGGGTTCTCAACCATGAATAACGAAACCGAATATGAGGCCTTGTTACAAGGAATGGCCATGGTgcagaaaatgggtggaaaagtAGTAGAGATGTTTTCGGACTCGAGATTAGTAGTGGGCCAGGTAAAGGGAGAGTTAGAAGCCAGAGATGCGAGGATGCAAGAGTACTTAAGCCAAGTCAAACGCTTGCAGTCAGACTTCGATCTTTTCAACCTGTCACACATCTCTAGAAGTGGAAACACTCATGCAGATTCATTGGCCACGCTAGCTACCTCCTTGGCAAGGGGTCTGCCTCGAATTATTCTTGTCAAGCATCTGGATAGAGTAAATGAGGTTGCAAAAGGCATGGTCCATATCCATGAAGTTAGAGTGGgtcctagctggatggaccctatagtGAGGTTCCTCAAAGATGATATCCTGCCCGAGGAGAAGTTAGAGGCTGAAAAAATACGAAGAAACgctcctcggttctggttgTCCGAGGACCACAAATTGTATAAGCGCTCCTATTCAGGGCCATATTTACTGTGTATTCACCCTGAAGCATCAGAATTACTGCTTGAAGAGCTACACGAAGGGATTTGTGGGAGTCACACAGGAAGAAGATCTCTGTCACACCGAGCCATTACCTAG